One Erysipelothrix amsterdamensis DNA window includes the following coding sequences:
- a CDS encoding RsmB/NOP family class I SAM-dependent RNA methyltransferase, which translates to MKLTADYQKMLIESFGEPQYQKIVAAYQMDSVHGIRLNPLKPCTLPFSGTPSLIDPTILIPDDYAKTVTHPLSHAGCYYIQDPTATTPVTALKVEPSDIVLDLCAAPGGKTTQILSVLTTGFLISNEIDSKRNIKLQHNYDRWGSERGVVTQMDTDELTDKLNNTFDKVLLDAPCSGEGLYRRTPDFALEFKNSEALRFSRLQKQLLENAYKACVDGGVIVYSTCTLNFHENERVILSFLEDHPECHLEPVGLPEKSRGYLGLEDQVARYFPSKDGEGHFIARIRVLKADKSRHVLNFGINKPISFDCFDRKLVGNIQEKSGKVYALRHRGFLEEPLHITRDGVFIGEIKKNRIDYSHTLAQSLNFRDVFEHLELDLETAYRYLYGHPIDTTIKGIHCVTYGGHVLGFVKGDGRKGNNRYPKGLRNKFESYK; encoded by the coding sequence ATGAAACTAACAGCTGATTATCAAAAAATGTTGATCGAGTCATTTGGTGAACCACAATATCAAAAAATTGTAGCGGCTTACCAAATGGATTCTGTTCACGGAATAAGACTGAACCCATTAAAACCATGTACTCTCCCTTTTAGTGGAACACCCTCATTAATTGATCCGACAATTTTAATACCCGATGATTATGCAAAGACAGTAACACATCCTTTAAGTCATGCAGGATGTTATTATATTCAAGACCCTACAGCGACCACACCAGTTACTGCGCTAAAGGTAGAGCCCAGTGACATTGTCCTGGATTTGTGTGCTGCACCGGGTGGGAAGACAACACAAATTTTGAGTGTATTAACAACGGGTTTCTTAATTAGTAATGAAATTGATTCTAAACGTAATATAAAACTTCAACATAATTATGATCGCTGGGGTTCAGAACGTGGCGTTGTAACTCAAATGGATACGGATGAACTTACAGATAAACTTAATAATACTTTTGATAAAGTATTATTAGATGCACCATGTAGTGGTGAAGGGCTTTATCGTCGTACTCCCGATTTTGCCCTCGAATTTAAAAATTCTGAAGCGCTCCGTTTTAGTCGACTTCAAAAACAACTACTTGAAAATGCCTATAAAGCTTGTGTCGATGGTGGTGTTATTGTCTATTCGACATGTACTTTAAATTTCCATGAGAATGAACGTGTTATTCTATCTTTTTTGGAGGACCATCCAGAGTGTCACTTAGAACCTGTTGGCCTTCCTGAAAAAAGTAGGGGATATCTTGGCTTGGAAGACCAAGTAGCGCGTTATTTTCCTTCGAAAGATGGAGAAGGACATTTTATTGCTCGAATTCGGGTATTAAAAGCAGATAAAAGCCGTCATGTCTTAAACTTCGGTATCAACAAACCGATCTCTTTTGATTGTTTTGATCGAAAATTGGTCGGAAATATTCAAGAAAAATCGGGTAAAGTGTATGCTCTGCGTCATCGAGGGTTTCTTGAAGAACCGCTCCATATAACCCGTGATGGTGTTTTTATTGGAGAAATTAAGAAAAACCGTATTGATTATAGCCATACGCTTGCTCAATCCCTTAATTTTAGGGATGTATTTGAACACCTCGAATTAGATCTTGAGACAGCTTATCGTTATCTGTATGGTCATCCTATCGATACAACGATAAAAGGCATTCATTGTGTCACATATGGGGGGCATGTCTTAGGTTTTGTTAAAGGTGATGGAAGAAAAGGAAATAATCGTTATCCTAAGGGATTACGGAATAAGTTTGAATCATATAAATAA
- a CDS encoding bifunctional riboflavin kinase/FAD synthetase translates to MKQITIRDYLQLHRNDRQLAACIGYFDGLHRGHQILINEAKSIAQQYNYETALITFDPDPWTVLHNKSHVKHLTPIKEKVRIAESLGIDYLITIEFTKDLSKLSPLEFIERILVPLNVKSLICGADYKFGYRGEGSVDDLNSLGHYYFDTHVVPLDHVNEQKIGTTAITQAILNGDVHKANDLLGRLYSISGFVVGGQHRGREIGFPTANMDVVDEYVIPKQGVYAGFVEVKGKMYQSVMNIGHNPTFNTTEHLSLETYILDFDEDIYGEVIKQSFVKRLRDELKFDSIDTLVEQMHRDVKEARLILNETNS, encoded by the coding sequence ATGAAGCAAATAACTATACGCGATTATCTACAACTTCATCGTAATGATCGTCAACTCGCAGCATGCATTGGTTATTTCGATGGCTTGCATCGAGGTCATCAAATTTTAATTAATGAAGCAAAAAGCATAGCACAACAATACAATTACGAAACTGCACTTATAACATTTGATCCAGATCCTTGGACAGTGCTTCATAATAAGTCACATGTTAAACATTTAACGCCAATAAAAGAAAAAGTTCGTATTGCGGAATCATTGGGTATTGATTATTTGATTACCATTGAATTTACTAAAGACCTATCAAAATTATCACCTTTAGAATTTATTGAAAGAATTTTAGTCCCTCTCAATGTAAAGTCTCTTATTTGTGGTGCAGATTATAAATTCGGTTATCGTGGTGAAGGATCTGTGGATGATTTAAATTCACTGGGTCATTACTATTTTGATACACATGTTGTACCCTTAGATCACGTGAATGAACAGAAAATTGGTACGACGGCAATTACACAAGCAATTTTAAATGGTGATGTACACAAGGCAAATGATTTATTAGGAAGACTGTATTCTATTAGTGGATTTGTTGTGGGTGGTCAACATCGTGGGCGAGAAATTGGATTTCCTACGGCTAATATGGATGTTGTGGACGAATATGTTATACCTAAACAAGGTGTTTATGCCGGGTTTGTAGAGGTTAAGGGAAAAATGTACCAATCGGTCATGAATATTGGTCATAACCCGACCTTTAATACGACAGAACATCTGTCGCTTGAAACATACATTCTTGATTTTGATGAAGATATTTATGGTGAAGTAATTAAACAATCATTTGTAAAGCGTCTTCGTGATGAGTTGAAATTTGATTCCATTGATACACTTGTAGAGCAAATGCATCGTGATGTAAAAGAAGCGAGACTGATTCTTAATGAAACTAACAGCTGA
- the truB gene encoding tRNA pseudouridine(55) synthase TruB: MDGILCINKPQEMTSFDVVAKVRKLLNVKVGHSGTLDPMATGVLVLAVNQATKALPYLGLNDKTYRGKCKLGMKTSTGDIWGEVEDQAVIPEYSREDVLACFEKLTGPQTQRVPKVSAKKINGKKSYEYVFNDEEVKQLYTDITIYNLELIGFEDDEIEFRAFVSNGTYIRTLCEDIGMLLGTLGTMSALEREQVGPYTLENALTLEALTPEIELISVKDTIALPKIVNPRMEDYVKNGKRLKLDIEEDQVLIDTGTYYAVYEREHDSTFKSVRGLW, translated from the coding sequence ATGGACGGTATCTTATGTATTAATAAACCACAAGAAATGACATCATTTGATGTGGTAGCGAAAGTGCGAAAATTATTAAATGTTAAAGTAGGGCATAGTGGAACTTTGGATCCAATGGCCACAGGGGTTTTAGTGTTAGCAGTTAATCAAGCAACAAAAGCACTTCCTTATTTAGGTTTAAATGATAAAACCTATCGAGGGAAATGTAAGTTAGGTATGAAGACTTCAACCGGCGATATTTGGGGTGAGGTAGAAGATCAAGCAGTTATTCCAGAATATTCAAGAGAAGACGTTTTGGCATGTTTTGAAAAACTTACAGGTCCTCAAACACAACGCGTTCCCAAAGTCTCCGCAAAAAAAATAAATGGGAAAAAATCATATGAGTATGTATTCAACGATGAAGAGGTCAAGCAACTCTATACAGATATAACAATCTATAATTTAGAACTTATTGGTTTTGAAGATGATGAAATTGAATTTAGAGCTTTCGTATCGAATGGCACCTATATTCGTACACTTTGTGAAGATATTGGTATGTTGTTAGGGACACTTGGTACTATGTCGGCTTTAGAACGTGAACAGGTGGGGCCTTATACGCTCGAGAATGCATTAACTTTAGAAGCGTTGACGCCTGAGATTGAGTTGATATCTGTCAAAGATACAATTGCTTTACCTAAAATCGTAAATCCACGCATGGAGGATTACGTTAAAAATGGAAAGAGACTTAAATTGGATATTGAAGAAGATCAAGTTCTGATTGATACGGGTACTTATTATGCTGTATACGAACGAGAACACGATTCAACATTTAAATCAGTGAGAGGACTTTGGTAA
- a CDS encoding ABC transporter permease subunit (The N-terminal region of this protein, as described by TIGR01726, is a three transmembrane segment that identifies a subfamily of ABC transporter permease subunits, which specificities that include histidine, arginine, glutamine, glutamate, L-cystine (sic), the opines (in Agrobacterium) octopine and nopaline, etc.), with translation MQSKNMKKVLLLFLVLLTITGCTNSGHRQDDLVVGMECNYAPFNWTQSTETEFTEPLSDGHSYCDGYDVQMARHIAKELDRNLVIKEHAVFKGLLESAKVGDIDLIIAGMTNTEERRQEVDFTDVYYTSQMVLVTKKNSPYADAKTLQDFSGAHVSAQIGTMHDQLVDQIPAVKHGVPLESFPFLTTAVNNNAIDAFVSEKPVALAITSSNPDLSIVEFEGNNGFIVDAEEVTVSIGIAKGNDKLLNDVNDALSKLSPEQRDEMMSDAIKRQPSSSEDQTKLMPSGFFAGVGFLIQNNWKLFLNGLGVTLLIALTGTSFGLIIGLFIAGLRQIKISDRDKGITRFFKRIMNVIVTAYVQYLRGTPMMVQGILIYYGLRGLEVAISPLTAGIIIISINTSAYMSEIIRAGIQAIDKGQNEAARSLGMTEAQTLRYVILPQAIRNAIPAIGNEFVVNIKDSSVLNVITVSELFFQGNRLTGIYYRQMEPFFIVSLIYLVLTICSTQILNMIEKRMDAPKGSYPASVTHKVHFGKKEGGN, from the coding sequence ATGCAGAGCAAAAACATGAAAAAAGTGTTACTTTTATTTTTAGTTCTATTAACCATTACTGGTTGTACGAACTCAGGTCATCGACAGGATGATTTAGTAGTTGGAATGGAATGTAATTATGCCCCATTCAACTGGACACAATCTACAGAAACAGAATTTACAGAACCATTATCTGATGGTCATAGTTATTGTGATGGCTATGATGTTCAGATGGCACGTCATATCGCAAAAGAACTCGATCGCAATTTAGTTATTAAGGAGCACGCAGTATTTAAAGGCTTACTCGAATCCGCTAAAGTTGGCGATATTGATCTTATTATTGCGGGTATGACAAACACAGAAGAACGTCGTCAAGAGGTTGATTTTACTGATGTCTACTATACAAGTCAAATGGTATTAGTAACAAAGAAAAACAGTCCTTATGCAGATGCAAAAACACTTCAAGATTTCTCAGGTGCTCATGTCTCAGCACAAATTGGTACCATGCATGATCAACTGGTGGATCAAATTCCGGCTGTGAAGCACGGTGTACCACTTGAATCATTTCCTTTTTTAACTACAGCTGTCAATAATAATGCAATTGATGCATTTGTTTCAGAAAAACCCGTTGCACTTGCAATTACAAGTAGTAACCCAGACTTATCGATTGTTGAATTCGAAGGAAATAACGGTTTTATCGTTGACGCAGAAGAAGTTACTGTTTCAATTGGTATTGCAAAAGGAAACGATAAACTCCTTAATGATGTAAATGATGCATTAAGTAAGTTATCACCTGAGCAACGCGATGAAATGATGTCTGATGCCATCAAACGTCAACCAAGTTCTAGTGAAGATCAAACGAAGTTAATGCCGAGCGGATTCTTTGCAGGTGTCGGTTTCCTCATTCAAAACAATTGGAAATTATTCTTGAACGGATTGGGCGTCACATTGCTTATTGCCTTAACCGGTACATCCTTTGGTCTAATCATTGGTCTCTTTATTGCCGGATTACGACAAATCAAAATTAGTGACCGCGATAAAGGAATTACACGATTCTTTAAACGTATCATGAATGTTATCGTGACTGCATATGTTCAATATTTACGTGGAACGCCAATGATGGTTCAAGGTATTTTAATCTATTATGGATTACGTGGATTAGAGGTCGCCATCTCACCTCTTACAGCTGGGATCATCATAATATCGATTAATACATCTGCTTATATGTCTGAAATTATTCGTGCAGGAATCCAAGCTATCGACAAAGGTCAAAATGAAGCAGCACGTTCACTTGGAATGACGGAAGCTCAAACTTTACGTTATGTAATCTTACCGCAAGCGATCCGAAATGCTATTCCAGCTATTGGTAATGAATTTGTCGTAAATATCAAAGACTCTTCCGTGTTGAATGTAATTACCGTTTCCGAATTGTTCTTCCAAGGGAACCGTCTAACTGGTATTTACTACCGACAAATGGAACCATTCTTTATTGTTTCCCTCATTTATCTTGTCCTTACAATTTGTTCAACTCAAATCTTAAATATGATTGAAAAAAGAATGGATGCTCCAAAAGGAAGTTATCCTGCATCTGTTACCCATAAAGTTCATTTTGGTAAAAAAGAAGGAGGTAATTAA
- a CDS encoding amino acid ABC transporter ATP-binding protein: protein MSFLSISHLNKSFGELQVLKDINLEIKKGEVVSCIGSSGSGKSTLLRCINLLETFDNGTITFNNEDVTDQQMDINKYRSQVGMIFQSFNLFNNKSVLENCTLAPIKVLKVDPKEAEAEAIKNLERVGMVEFKDQNVKQLSGGQKQRIAIARALCMKPEFLLLDEPTSALDPEMVGDVLEVIKSLAKEGYTMFIVTHEMDFAREVSDRILFMDSGIILEEGSPEELFLNPKEDRTKQFLTRFMKV from the coding sequence ATGAGTTTTTTATCCATATCCCATTTAAATAAGTCATTTGGTGAATTACAAGTCTTAAAAGATATTAACCTTGAAATTAAAAAAGGTGAAGTTGTTTCATGTATTGGATCTAGTGGTAGTGGTAAATCAACACTACTACGTTGCATAAACCTCCTTGAAACTTTTGACAACGGTACCATTACCTTTAACAATGAAGATGTTACTGACCAACAAATGGATATCAATAAGTATCGCTCTCAAGTTGGGATGATTTTCCAGTCTTTTAACCTTTTCAATAATAAATCTGTCTTAGAGAATTGTACTCTAGCACCCATTAAGGTCTTAAAAGTTGATCCGAAAGAAGCTGAGGCTGAGGCGATTAAAAACCTTGAGCGTGTTGGGATGGTCGAATTTAAAGATCAAAACGTAAAGCAACTATCAGGTGGCCAAAAACAACGAATTGCGATTGCCCGAGCATTATGTATGAAACCTGAATTTCTCCTCTTAGATGAGCCTACATCAGCTCTAGATCCTGAAATGGTCGGAGATGTACTTGAGGTCATTAAAAGCTTAGCAAAAGAAGGCTATACAATGTTTATCGTTACACATGAAATGGATTTTGCTCGTGAAGTTAGCGATCGAATTCTCTTTATGGATAGTGGTATTATTCTTGAAGAAGGATCACCCGAAGAATTATTCTTAAATCCGAAAGAAGATCGTACAAAGCAATTCTTAACGCGATTTATGAAAGTATAA
- the rbfA gene encoding 30S ribosome-binding factor RbfA has translation MTVKKERIESIIKRELAPVIQNRLNDPSLKFVSITEVDVTNDFSFATIYVSFLEDSKKQPGMDALNKAKGMLRSEVSKALSIRRTPELIFKLDESSEYGAKIDGILESLKK, from the coding sequence ATGACAGTTAAAAAAGAACGTATTGAATCTATCATTAAGCGCGAACTTGCACCAGTTATTCAAAATCGATTAAATGATCCAAGTTTAAAGTTTGTAAGTATTACAGAAGTAGATGTGACAAACGACTTCTCATTTGCTACAATCTATGTTAGTTTTTTAGAAGATTCTAAGAAACAACCTGGAATGGATGCTTTAAATAAAGCAAAAGGCATGCTTCGTTCAGAAGTAAGTAAAGCATTGAGTATTCGTCGTACTCCTGAATTAATTTTTAAACTCGATGAATCATCGGAATATGGTGCTAAAATCGATGGTATTTTAGAATCGCTTAAAAAATAA
- the infB gene encoding translation initiation factor IF-2, producing the protein MSNKKRQRNNKNKQNRNNKRPAQDNFKPKDNVVISEIEYTDGITVKDLSEKINKSPAEVIKLLFMMGTMVTINTSLDDDTVQLICMEYEVEATRVEPVDELTLDDEEKDDPKTLEQRPPIVTIMGHVDHGKTTTLDTIRNTDVVADEFGGITQHIGAYQITHKGKKITFLDTPGHEAFTAMRARGASVTDIVIVVVAADDGVMPQTREAVDHARAANVPLIVAINKIDKPNINIDRVYSEFSDLGVMPEEWGGDTVFVKISAKSGEGIEELLETVLVASELEELTANPNRLAFGTVIEAKLDKSRGPVATLLIQKGTLRQGDPVVVGTTFGRVRKMVDNRGRELQEALPSMPVEIIGLSDVPIAGDSFRAFKDEKSSRAVADKRNQARILADRNQTSALSLDDLSQQIADGEIQDINVILKTDVQGSAEAVKAALERIEVGDGHDVRVNVIRATVGGITENDIMLASASNAIIIGFNIRPTAAIRKKADEEGIEIRLYNIIYKAIEAMEAAMKGMLAPVFEEKIFGQAEVREIYKVSKVGTIAGCMVTDGKMLKESGVRLMRDGVVIYEGQMASLKRFQNDAKEVSQGFDCGITIENFNDIKEGDVIESFGEIEVEQK; encoded by the coding sequence GTGAGTAATAAAAAAAGACAGAGAAATAATAAAAACAAACAAAATCGTAATAATAAGCGTCCCGCTCAGGACAACTTTAAACCGAAAGATAACGTCGTAATTTCGGAAATTGAGTATACTGATGGTATTACGGTAAAAGATTTATCAGAAAAGATTAATAAGAGTCCAGCAGAAGTCATCAAGCTTTTATTTATGATGGGAACAATGGTTACGATCAATACTTCTCTAGATGATGATACAGTTCAGTTAATCTGTATGGAATACGAAGTTGAAGCAACTCGTGTAGAACCTGTAGATGAATTAACATTGGATGATGAAGAAAAAGATGATCCGAAAACACTAGAACAACGCCCTCCAATTGTTACAATCATGGGTCATGTTGACCATGGTAAAACAACGACATTGGATACAATTCGTAATACAGATGTTGTTGCAGATGAATTTGGTGGAATTACGCAACATATTGGTGCTTACCAAATTACCCATAAAGGTAAAAAAATTACATTCTTAGATACTCCAGGTCACGAGGCTTTTACAGCGATGCGTGCTCGTGGAGCAAGTGTTACTGATATCGTTATTGTTGTTGTTGCAGCGGATGATGGTGTCATGCCACAAACACGTGAAGCGGTTGATCATGCCCGTGCAGCAAATGTACCGCTTATCGTAGCAATCAATAAAATTGATAAACCAAATATCAACATTGATCGTGTATATTCAGAGTTCAGTGATCTTGGTGTTATGCCAGAAGAATGGGGTGGAGACACTGTATTCGTTAAGATTTCTGCTAAATCAGGTGAGGGAATTGAAGAGTTACTTGAAACTGTTCTTGTTGCTTCTGAATTAGAAGAATTAACAGCGAACCCAAACCGTTTAGCATTTGGTACTGTTATTGAAGCGAAACTTGATAAGAGTCGTGGACCGGTTGCAACCTTACTTATTCAAAAAGGTACATTACGTCAAGGTGATCCAGTTGTAGTAGGTACTACATTTGGTCGTGTACGTAAAATGGTCGATAACCGTGGCCGTGAATTGCAAGAAGCATTACCTTCAATGCCAGTTGAAATTATTGGTTTAAGTGATGTTCCAATTGCGGGGGACTCCTTTAGAGCATTTAAAGATGAAAAGAGCTCACGTGCTGTTGCAGACAAACGCAACCAAGCTCGTATCTTAGCAGATCGCAATCAAACAAGTGCATTAAGTCTTGATGATTTATCACAACAAATTGCTGATGGTGAAATTCAAGATATTAATGTAATTCTAAAAACAGATGTTCAAGGTTCAGCAGAAGCCGTAAAAGCAGCGCTAGAACGTATTGAGGTTGGTGATGGACATGATGTTCGTGTAAACGTAATTCGTGCTACTGTTGGTGGAATTACCGAAAATGATATCATGCTTGCATCTGCATCAAATGCAATTATTATAGGATTTAATATCCGTCCTACTGCAGCGATTCGAAAGAAAGCTGACGAAGAGGGTATTGAAATTCGTCTCTACAATATTATCTATAAAGCAATTGAAGCTATGGAAGCAGCGATGAAGGGTATGTTAGCGCCTGTATTCGAAGAGAAAATCTTTGGACAAGCTGAAGTACGTGAAATCTATAAAGTTTCTAAAGTTGGTACGATTGCTGGATGTATGGTTACAGATGGTAAAATGCTTAAAGAATCCGGAGTTCGCTTAATGCGTGATGGTGTTGTTATTTATGAAGGACAAATGGCCTCATTAAAACGATTCCAAAATGATGCAAAAGAAGTATCTCAAGGATTTGATTGTGGTATTACAATTGAAAACTTTAATGATATTAAAGAAGGCGATGTTATTGAATCGTTTGGCGAAATTGAAGTTGAACAAAAGTAG
- a CDS encoding L7Ae/L30e/S12e/Gadd45 family ribosomal protein, whose amino-acid sequence MFDKQKMLNTLGLCQRGRKLVYGDELLPAITKNKVYAVVLADNASERTRKQIQDKCNTAGIPVIGGVTREELSWSIGMTNRVAVGVSDRGFSKVFKSYLVERGDVVSE is encoded by the coding sequence ATGTTCGATAAACAAAAAATGTTAAATACACTGGGTTTATGCCAACGTGGCCGTAAATTAGTTTACGGTGATGAATTGCTACCAGCAATCACAAAAAACAAAGTGTATGCAGTTGTATTAGCGGATAATGCATCCGAGAGAACCCGAAAACAAATCCAAGATAAATGCAACACTGCAGGTATTCCTGTAATAGGTGGAGTTACTCGAGAAGAATTGTCATGGTCAATTGGTATGACAAACCGAGTTGCAGTTGGAGTGAGTGATCGTGGTTTTAGTAAAGTATTTAAATCTTACTTAGTAGAAAGAGGTGACGTAGTAAGTGAGTAA
- the rnpM gene encoding RNase P modulator RnpM: MKKVPLRKCIVTGEQHPKGEMLRVVLTPEDTIEIDPSGRKNGRGAYLYVTEETIEKAQKSRALERALKTKVPVEIYEELKNYVR; this comes from the coding sequence ATGAAAAAAGTACCATTGCGCAAGTGTATCGTAACGGGAGAACAACATCCGAAGGGTGAAATGCTTCGTGTTGTTTTAACACCAGAGGATACAATTGAAATAGACCCAAGTGGCCGAAAAAATGGGCGCGGAGCATATTTATATGTGACGGAAGAGACCATTGAGAAAGCTCAAAAGTCTCGTGCTCTTGAACGTGCACTTAAAACAAAAGTTCCGGTTGAAATCTATGAGGAGCTTAAGAACTATGTTCGATAA
- the nusA gene encoding transcription termination factor NusA, which produces MNVKNVILAMQEIEDNRNISKEIIIDALQDSLIKAYRKQIGVPDALVDVIIDERTQEMKLFHKFLVVEEVMDDELEVGITELPEGAEGLQVGEYYMIEEPIVELGRAAATLAKNVIKQKIREAEKQAVYDEYIDQLGEMIMAMVESVEEKFVVLNLGKSLAVMPRAAQIEGETYREGQTLKVVITDVNRDTKGAQILVSRADAMLVRRLFENEVPEIFEGQVEIKAIAREAGERTKIAVYSHDSDIDPIGACIGPRGSRVQAIIEELKGEKIDIFEWSDNMVELINNALAPAEVIAVYPNADNKGLVVIVDDNQLSLAIGKRGKNARLAVRLTKQRIDIKSVSEAEADGIDYVSLMAAYEAEIRSKQVQAEVIEELVDRDEVEATVEVEETAVSTDSIIEEVEPVETTDVVSEEVIIEESQETEEAEESEEAIKIDRKDVFKPRTDYVSKFEQLADASRKEEQDLRRRRRKPEREEDKPVNTSELLKEKEYDILPEYSPEELKQIEKQQAAESNSWLEEEIDFDEFDEYYDAE; this is translated from the coding sequence ATGAACGTTAAAAATGTTATATTAGCGATGCAAGAAATTGAAGATAATCGCAATATTTCAAAAGAGATTATTATTGATGCATTACAAGACTCACTGATTAAAGCGTATCGCAAACAAATTGGTGTTCCTGATGCACTTGTCGATGTAATCATTGATGAAAGAACTCAAGAAATGAAATTATTCCATAAATTTCTCGTTGTTGAAGAAGTTATGGATGATGAATTAGAAGTTGGAATTACAGAACTTCCTGAAGGTGCAGAAGGACTTCAAGTAGGCGAGTACTACATGATTGAAGAACCAATTGTTGAATTAGGACGCGCTGCAGCAACACTTGCGAAAAATGTTATTAAACAAAAAATCCGTGAAGCTGAAAAACAAGCTGTTTATGATGAATATATTGATCAACTCGGTGAAATGATTATGGCTATGGTTGAAAGTGTCGAAGAAAAATTTGTCGTTCTTAACTTAGGTAAATCTTTGGCAGTGATGCCTCGTGCTGCACAAATTGAAGGCGAAACATACCGTGAAGGGCAAACACTTAAAGTTGTAATTACTGATGTTAACCGCGATACTAAGGGTGCTCAAATCCTTGTGTCACGTGCTGATGCGATGCTTGTACGTCGTTTATTTGAAAACGAAGTTCCTGAAATTTTTGAGGGACAAGTCGAAATCAAAGCGATCGCACGTGAAGCAGGTGAACGTACAAAAATAGCTGTTTATTCACACGATTCTGATATTGATCCTATTGGAGCATGTATCGGACCACGTGGTAGTCGTGTTCAAGCAATTATCGAAGAACTTAAAGGTGAAAAAATCGATATCTTTGAGTGGAGTGATAACATGGTTGAGTTGATCAACAATGCCCTTGCTCCAGCAGAAGTAATCGCTGTTTATCCAAATGCGGATAATAAAGGACTTGTTGTTATTGTTGATGATAATCAGCTCTCATTAGCAATCGGTAAACGTGGTAAAAATGCTCGTTTAGCGGTACGTCTAACGAAACAACGTATTGATATTAAATCTGTATCTGAAGCGGAAGCAGACGGTATTGACTATGTTTCACTAATGGCAGCTTATGAAGCGGAAATTCGTTCTAAACAAGTTCAAGCAGAAGTGATTGAGGAACTTGTAGATCGTGATGAAGTTGAAGCAACCGTTGAAGTTGAAGAAACGGCAGTTTCTACGGATTCAATTATTGAAGAAGTTGAACCAGTTGAAACAACTGATGTGGTTTCTGAAGAAGTAATAATCGAAGAATCTCAAGAAACAGAAGAAGCTGAAGAATCAGAAGAAGCTATTAAAATTGATCGTAAAGATGTTTTCAAACCACGTACAGATTATGTATCGAAATTTGAACAACTTGCAGATGCATCACGTAAAGAAGAACAAGATTTACGCCGTCGTAGACGTAAACCAGAACGTGAAGAAGATAAGCCGGTTAATACCAGTGAACTTCTTAAAGAAAAAGAATATGATATTCTTCCTGAGTATTCACCTGAAGAACTCAAACAAATTGAGAAACAACAGGCAGCTGAATCAAATTCATGGTTAGAAGAAGAAATCGACTTTGATGAATTTGATGAGTACTACGACGCCGAATAA
- the rimP gene encoding ribosome maturation factor RimP — translation MEKYLEKIKPTAEALGLDIIDAELISNELLELSIARKDFKPVDLEICAKAGEAFGEALDYEIGLDVGSAGAERVILEEDYDNVVDQYVLIKFKNPIQGADYVEGTVISVDENEVVVSYRQKTALKKIAIERLNIKMLRLAVKV, via the coding sequence ATGGAAAAGTATTTAGAGAAAATTAAACCAACTGCAGAAGCACTGGGACTTGATATTATTGATGCAGAACTCATTAGTAATGAATTGCTTGAATTGAGTATTGCGCGTAAAGACTTCAAACCTGTGGATCTAGAAATCTGTGCAAAGGCTGGTGAAGCATTTGGTGAAGCATTGGATTATGAGATTGGTCTTGATGTAGGTTCTGCGGGTGCAGAACGTGTCATTCTTGAAGAAGATTATGATAATGTTGTTGATCAATACGTATTAATTAAATTTAAAAATCCAATACAAGGTGCTGACTATGTAGAAGGAACAGTAATATCCGTAGACGAAAACGAGGTTGTTGTATCTTATAGACAAAAAACAGCATTAAAGAAAATTGCAATTGAACGTTTAAATATTAAAATGCTAAGATTAGCGGTTAAAGTTTAA